The following coding sequences are from one Pigmentibacter sp. JX0631 window:
- a CDS encoding SDR family oxidoreductase, translating to MKSNNSELFWLSGASSGIGYAVAEELAKKKASIIISSRNANKISDKIGILKNLGASSIELVDLDISEDEAKNTINNTLKGRKLAGVLVNGGAYTGKKLVEYKYEDFLQSNKNILAGPAQFILNILPFCEHNNSSIVAITSTSVKEPVGLLHMSAIYRSGLVVFLKNLAHEIGHTGIRINNVGPGSTATEHIEHLIESSAITTNTNAEIIRKNFESRSALNRMADPSEIAKVVTFLFSKDASFINGQTILVDGCSTRSYL from the coding sequence ATGAAATCAAATAATTCAGAACTATTCTGGTTAAGTGGCGCTTCTAGTGGAATTGGATATGCTGTAGCCGAAGAACTTGCAAAGAAAAAAGCCAGTATCATTATTTCATCAAGAAATGCGAATAAAATTTCTGATAAAATAGGCATTCTTAAAAACTTAGGCGCAAGCAGCATAGAGTTAGTAGATTTAGATATATCTGAAGATGAAGCAAAAAATACTATAAATAACACACTAAAAGGAAGAAAATTAGCTGGCGTTTTAGTAAATGGAGGCGCTTATACAGGAAAAAAATTAGTCGAATATAAGTATGAAGACTTCCTTCAAAGTAACAAAAATATTCTTGCTGGACCAGCACAATTTATATTAAACATTTTACCTTTTTGTGAACATAATAATTCTAGTATAGTTGCAATTACAAGTACATCGGTTAAAGAGCCTGTTGGTTTATTACATATGTCTGCCATTTATAGATCAGGTTTAGTTGTTTTCTTAAAAAATTTAGCACATGAAATTGGTCATACAGGAATACGTATTAACAACGTTGGCCCTGGTTCTACAGCAACAGAACATATAGAACATTTAATAGAAAGTTCAGCAATAACGACAAATACAAATGCAGAAATAATTAGGAAAAACTTTGAAAGTCGTTCTGCACTTAATAGAATGGCAGATCCATCAGAAATTGCAAAAGTAGTTACTTTTTTATTTTCAAAAGATGCATCATTTATCAATGGACAAACTATACTAGTGGATGGTTGTTCCACTAGATCATATTTATAA
- the trxB gene encoding thioredoxin-disulfide reductase has protein sequence MENVVIIGSGPSGLTAAIYSARAALSPVVIGGMQPGGQLTTTSVIENWPGFVDGIDGNKLMRDMREQAEKVGARMLNGSVSKVERSNKGTFIIKRDYEPDLEAKVVIIATGASAITLPLPNKDKLMGYGLSTCAVCDGFFYKNKKVAVVGGGDSAMEEAMYLSKLAAEVILIHRSDKFRASKAMQERVVANPKIKIIYNTEIIDTISDDKGLTGIVAKNKNGTKDNITVDGLFMAIGHHPNTDFVKGLVDMDEKGYILTKNGTYTNIEGIFAAGDVEDKLYRQAITAAGRGCQAALQAEKYIEGFAH, from the coding sequence ATGGAAAATGTTGTCATTATTGGTTCTGGGCCTTCCGGATTAACAGCAGCTATATACTCAGCAAGAGCAGCATTATCACCTGTTGTTATTGGTGGTATGCAACCTGGCGGTCAATTGACTACTACCAGTGTAATTGAAAACTGGCCTGGTTTTGTAGATGGAATAGATGGAAATAAATTAATGCGGGATATGCGTGAACAGGCTGAAAAAGTAGGTGCTCGCATGTTAAATGGTTCAGTATCAAAAGTAGAAAGAAGCAATAAAGGAACATTCATCATTAAGCGTGACTATGAACCAGATCTAGAAGCAAAAGTAGTTATTATTGCTACCGGAGCTTCTGCAATAACATTGCCCTTGCCAAATAAAGATAAATTGATGGGCTACGGATTATCAACATGTGCTGTTTGTGACGGCTTTTTTTATAAAAATAAAAAAGTTGCCGTTGTTGGCGGTGGAGACAGTGCCATGGAAGAGGCAATGTATCTTTCCAAATTGGCGGCCGAAGTAATTTTAATTCATAGAAGTGATAAATTTAGAGCTAGTAAAGCTATGCAAGAACGTGTAGTTGCAAATCCGAAAATTAAAATTATTTATAATACAGAAATTATAGATACCATTTCTGATGACAAAGGCTTAACAGGTATTGTTGCGAAAAATAAAAATGGGACAAAGGATAATATTACCGTTGACGGCTTATTTATGGCTATAGGTCATCATCCAAACACAGATTTTGTGAAAGGATTGGTTGATATGGATGAAAAGGGCTATATATTAACAAAAAATGGAACCTATACAAATATTGAAGGAATTTTTGCAGCGGGTGACGTTGAAGATAAATTATATCGCCAAGCTATCACGGCTGCAGGAAGAGGTTGTCAAGCGGCTTTGCAAGCAGAAAAATATATAGAAGGTTTTGCGCATTAA
- a CDS encoding tyrosine-protein phosphatase translates to MNKKKILLFTLIPLLLILSLVAIIGYVYKRDKSKYEPKLWIGLFDYRLNFRDVGQSLNKCLKKEMFNTGLVYRSNKYFSGWSCNKINNPNTIYSFNFSPWNPHSYYCEMENGTRKYGFHPNTTFEINDIENFENWKKIEFKQTMCTFFEKALLDLINKNSFLFHCDVGRDRTGAFAAMLSAMALEQKNLLSEETINAIECDYEKTSALEKHKIGKMKNFITEQQKNGGISHFLIEECGITNDLMKQAANSFIKL, encoded by the coding sequence ATGAACAAAAAAAAGATATTACTTTTCACCTTAATTCCTTTGCTGCTTATTTTGTCTTTAGTTGCGATTATTGGCTATGTTTATAAAAGAGATAAAAGTAAATACGAACCAAAACTATGGATTGGGCTTTTTGATTACAGATTAAATTTCAGAGATGTAGGCCAAAGTTTAAATAAGTGTTTGAAGAAAGAAATGTTTAACACAGGTCTTGTCTATCGCTCAAATAAGTATTTTTCTGGCTGGAGTTGTAATAAAATCAATAATCCAAATACAATATATTCGTTTAATTTTAGCCCTTGGAATCCCCATTCTTATTACTGTGAAATGGAGAATGGAACCAGAAAATATGGTTTTCATCCGAATACAACTTTTGAAATCAATGATATAGAAAATTTTGAGAATTGGAAAAAAATAGAATTTAAACAAACTATGTGCACTTTTTTTGAAAAAGCTTTACTTGATTTGATAAATAAAAATAGTTTTTTGTTTCATTGTGATGTTGGTAGAGATAGAACTGGTGCATTTGCAGCTATGCTTTCTGCTATGGCTTTAGAGCAAAAAAACTTATTGAGTGAAGAAACAATAAATGCAATAGAATGTGACTATGAAAAAACAAGTGCGTTAGAAAAACATAAAATAGGAAAAATGAAGAATTTTATTACTGAACAGCAAAAAAATGGTGGTATTTCGCATTTTTTAATTGAAGAATGTGGAATAACTAATGATTTAATGAAACAAGCTGCAAATAGTTTTATAAAATTATAA
- a CDS encoding phosphatase domain-containing protein, with translation MKIIYSFIFSFLTLILNISAYAEKYVIISDVDDTIKITAVMAGTKLFAENSMQSNAFFAMPLLFKNFSDNNTTSAREIFYVTGAKGPLAYPANHFLQVNKFPTQTSLPSQANSNKLNIQNSIHGVVGIIEKIPSVIHNHNHNVPQEEIDPYFPVGTGSSYLNHKINDMILNGKVAAIKKIMDSDPEIYAILMGDNGQLDPDVYLKISSMYPNRTVTFMHHIYAGPDKNIINYSTSDSRKRYEIYKNQIPYFTTADLAIQFYKMGFISRDNVTEILDQSIKALDHTLVTNSKEAEELENTQKLFYAPWMHGCSGFLNTSEWERIVLNQLNNDDELLDKITKIHSEIVSYPGCKAGGN, from the coding sequence ATGAAAATAATATATTCTTTCATTTTTTCTTTTCTTACACTGATACTTAATATTTCAGCTTATGCTGAAAAATATGTAATAATATCTGATGTAGACGACACTATTAAGATAACAGCAGTGATGGCTGGTACAAAATTATTTGCTGAAAACTCAATGCAATCTAATGCTTTTTTTGCTATGCCTCTTTTATTCAAAAATTTCTCTGATAATAACACAACTTCTGCAAGAGAAATATTCTATGTAACTGGTGCAAAAGGTCCTTTGGCTTATCCAGCAAATCACTTTTTACAAGTTAACAAATTTCCTACTCAAACTTCTTTGCCTTCTCAAGCTAATTCAAATAAATTAAATATCCAAAATAGTATTCATGGTGTAGTTGGAATTATCGAGAAAATTCCAAGTGTAATTCATAATCACAATCATAATGTGCCACAAGAAGAAATAGATCCTTATTTTCCTGTTGGAACAGGTTCAAGTTATTTAAATCATAAAATAAATGATATGATATTAAATGGAAAAGTTGCAGCTATAAAGAAAATAATGGATAGTGACCCGGAAATTTATGCAATTTTAATGGGTGATAATGGACAATTGGATCCAGATGTTTATTTAAAAATATCATCTATGTATCCAAATAGAACTGTAACTTTCATGCATCATATTTATGCTGGACCAGATAAAAACATTATCAATTATTCTACTAGTGATTCAAGGAAAAGATATGAAATATATAAAAATCAAATTCCTTATTTCACTACAGCTGATCTAGCAATCCAATTTTATAAAATGGGATTTATTTCAAGAGATAATGTAACTGAGATCTTAGATCAATCAATCAAAGCATTAGATCATACTCTTGTAACTAATTCGAAAGAGGCAGAAGAATTAGAAAACACTCAGAAATTATTTTATGCTCCATGGATGCATGGTTGTTCTGGATTTTTAAATACATCTGAATGGGAAAGAATTGTATTAAATCAACTGAATAATGACGATGAATTATTAGATAAAATAACAAAAATACATTCTGAAATAGTTTCTTACCCAGGTTGTAAAGCTGGAGGAAATTAA
- a CDS encoding S8 family serine peptidase yields MKKLFFIIPFFSIIFFYSCELIFRADETEKKDLFKEMWHLKNTGQKSYAKTEAISGIDLNLPSDKYTGKNIKILIADDAVDLKHPDLISNALVNGSIDLYNDPLNSVSYIPITQNTETHGTKVAGIIAAAKNKNNNFRGIAYSAKLGSANLFEKANSIFSYTTLQMLMYDFAFNQNFDIINQSYGENPFVYSSIYSSNSQAINELIKNNYRKNSTKGFIIVTSAGNYTCEFKYADKYTEINGKKSSYETTTNINFNNLKNLKDYEKKYLSRIRPHLSLFDWKKSTPYTIVVGALSANGIIAEYSSIGSNLWITGFGGGELSRKTEDNYFNSDSIERPKIITTNIPGRVGFGNLFDNGFLSENKNLHYSSTFTGTSAAAPTISGVIALLLSSNPKLSFWDIKHILAKTASNKKIEPNPKPYCIKVIENLNLFETGSNLWSVWKNNWVTNAAGYHFSNFYGFGVVNTTEALNYALNYDYPYLGKLISNYVYKNYNIQKVINEGSFDYPIEINIDRNIKIQAINIYPILDASKSDGIGIEIESPQHTKSVILYPGNSLISASTDDYNNRLKFPGNNSKLADENIGLLTNAFYEEDSKGLWRVKIINANKKELNQNNQVLFKGIKFEILGFSKN; encoded by the coding sequence ATGAAAAAATTATTTTTTATAATACCATTTTTTTCCATAATATTTTTTTACTCTTGTGAATTGATCTTTCGTGCCGATGAGACTGAGAAAAAAGACTTATTTAAGGAAATGTGGCATTTAAAAAATACTGGACAAAAATCCTATGCAAAAACAGAAGCAATTTCTGGCATTGATTTAAATTTACCTAGCGATAAATATACTGGAAAAAATATCAAAATTTTAATTGCTGATGACGCTGTAGATTTAAAACATCCTGATCTTATTTCGAATGCTTTAGTTAATGGTTCTATTGATCTTTACAATGATCCATTAAATTCTGTTTCATACATACCTATTACACAAAACACTGAAACACATGGAACGAAAGTTGCTGGAATAATAGCCGCAGCTAAAAACAAAAACAATAATTTTAGAGGCATCGCTTATTCAGCAAAATTAGGAAGTGCAAATTTATTTGAAAAAGCAAACTCAATTTTTTCTTACACAACTTTGCAGATGTTAATGTATGATTTTGCATTTAATCAAAATTTTGATATCATAAATCAAAGTTATGGAGAAAATCCTTTTGTTTATTCTTCAATATATTCTTCAAATTCTCAAGCTATTAATGAATTAATAAAAAATAATTATAGGAAAAACTCGACAAAAGGTTTTATCATAGTTACTAGTGCTGGAAATTATACTTGTGAATTTAAATATGCTGATAAATATACTGAAATAAATGGAAAAAAATCAAGTTATGAAACAACTACAAATATAAACTTTAATAATCTAAAAAATTTAAAAGACTATGAGAAAAAATATTTATCAAGAATAAGACCTCATTTATCTTTATTTGATTGGAAAAAATCAACACCTTATACTATTGTTGTAGGAGCACTATCCGCAAATGGAATTATTGCTGAATATTCAAGTATTGGTTCAAATTTATGGATCACTGGATTTGGAGGAGGGGAGTTAAGTAGAAAAACCGAAGATAATTATTTCAACTCTGATTCTATCGAAAGACCAAAAATTATTACAACAAATATTCCTGGGAGAGTAGGATTTGGAAATTTATTTGATAATGGATTTTTATCTGAAAATAAAAATCTTCATTATTCATCTACTTTTACTGGAACCTCAGCAGCAGCTCCAACTATTTCTGGGGTAATCGCCTTACTGTTAAGTTCGAATCCAAAATTATCCTTTTGGGATATAAAACATATTTTAGCAAAAACTGCTAGCAATAAAAAAATTGAACCCAATCCAAAACCCTATTGTATTAAAGTCATCGAAAATTTAAATTTATTTGAAACAGGAAGTAATCTTTGGTCAGTTTGGAAAAATAATTGGGTTACCAATGCTGCGGGTTATCACTTTAGTAATTTTTATGGTTTTGGCGTAGTTAATACAACTGAAGCTTTAAATTATGCTCTAAATTATGATTATCCCTATTTAGGGAAACTAATTTCTAACTATGTTTATAAAAATTATAATATACAAAAAGTAATTAATGAGGGATCATTTGATTATCCAATTGAGATAAATATTGATAGAAATATAAAAATCCAAGCAATAAATATCTATCCAATTTTAGACGCTAGTAAATCTGACGGAATAGGAATTGAAATTGAATCTCCCCAACATACAAAAAGTGTAATATTATATCCTGGTAACTCATTAATTTCTGCTAGTACTGATGATTATAATAATAGACTTAAATTTCCAGGAAATAATTCCAAACTTGCTGATGAAAATATTGGTTTATTAACAAATGCTTTTTATGAAGAAGATTCCAAGGGTTTATGGAGAGTAAAAATAATTAATGCAAATAAAAAAGAACTTAATCAAAATAATCAAGTTCTTTTTAAGGGAATTAAATTTGAAATATTAGGCTTTTCAAAGAATTAG